GGCAGCCAGATGGATCCGACGGACCCCCTGGCGGGCGACCCATTCCAGCTGCCACATCAGGAACGGCCGGCCTGCCACCGGCACCAGCGCCTTTGGGGTGTTGGGGAAAAGCTGGGCCAGGCGCGTCGCACGTCCTCCGCAGAGAATGATCAGTGGGCAGCTCACGGCGGGGGACGGCGGGCAGCGACGAGCCAGCCGTCGCGCAAATCTGGCAGCAGTGTGCCGAGCAAGTGTTCGAGGAGCAGGTAGACACGCATCGCCGCGTTGCGCAGCGGGCGGCCCGCGGAGAAGAACGCGTTGGCCAGATAGGTGATGTGTTCGCGGCGGAGCGGCTCGAGGCCGGCCAGCCGGCACAGCGCCTCGAATTCGCCGGCGGTGAACAGATGAATATAGGGGTACGTTGCGCATCCGCCGACGTCCTCCGGCACGGGGAGGTGAAAGGGGCTGCGGCCCACCGCGATGAGGAAGCGGTTCAGCAACGACGTGAGGTTGGGAGAGGTGGCGACGAGCAATCCACCAGGCACGAGCACGCGCCGGATCTCGTGCAGTGTGGGCAGAAGGGCATTGGGAGGCAGATGCTCGGCGACTTCGGAAAACGATATCGCGAGGAACCCTGAGTCCGGGAACGGGATGCCTTGCCGGGTCAGATCGGCCTCGGTGAGCTCGACCTTTCGCTCGCGGAGCAGGGCGTCGAAGTCCGCCTGGTA
The Kiritimatiellia bacterium DNA segment above includes these coding regions:
- a CDS encoding class I SAM-dependent methyltransferase — translated: MHALCTRLDPTLRTVRVHPEAYRGMWNRYRAIITAFQDLELPAPTGRGLEVGVGEGTLLLLLQEFVPQIQWHGLDIPRRHALYQADFDALLRERKVELTEADLTRQGIPFPDSGFLAISFSEVAEHLPPNALLPTLHEIRRVLVPGGLLVATSPNLTSLLNRFLIAVGRSPFHLPVPEDVGGCATYPYIHLFTAGEFEALCRLAGLEPLRREHITYLANAFFSAGRPLRNAAMRVYLLLEHLLGTLLPDLRDGWLVAARRPPP